GTACAGTGTGGAGTTCCTCGAAACTGCAATGCCTTTAGCATGCACAGTGTGGAGTTCCTCGAAACTGCAATGCCTTTAGCATGCACAGTGTGGAGTTCCTCGAAACTGCAATGCCTTTAGCATGCACAGTGTGGAGTTCCTCGAAACTGCAATGCCTTTAGCATGCACAGTGTGGAGTTCCTCGAAACTGCAATGCCTTTAGCATGCACAGTGTGGAGTTCCTCGAAACTGCAATGCCTTTAGCATGCACAGTGTGGAGTTCCTCGAAACTGCAATGCCTTTAGCATGCACAGTGTGGAGGTCCTCGAAACTGCAATGCCTTTAGCATGCACAGTGTGGAGGTCCTCGAAACTGCAATGCCTTTAGCATGCACAGTGTGGAGTTCCTCGAAACTGCAATGCCTTTAGCATGCACAGTGTGGAGTTCCTCGAAACTGCAATGCCTTTAGCATGCACAGTGTGGAGTTCCTCGAAACTGCAATGCCTTTAGCATGCACAGTGTGGAGTTCCTCGAAACTGCAATGCCTTTAGCATGCACAGTGTGGAGTTCCTCGAAACTGCAATGCCTTTAGCATGCACAGTGTGGAGGTCCTCGAAACTGCAATGCCTTTAGCATGCACAGTGTGGAGTTCCTCGAAACTGCAATGCCTTTAGCATGCACAGTGTGGAGTTCCTCGAAACTGCAATGCCTTTAGCATGCACAGTGTGGAGTTCCTCGAAACTGCAATGCCTTTAGCATGCACAGTGTGGAGTTCCTCGAAACTGCAATGCCTTTAGCATGCACAGTGTGGAGTTCCTCGAAACTGCAATGCCTTTAGCATGCACAGTGTGGAGTTCCTCGAAACTGCAATGCCTTTAGCATGCACAGTGTGGAGTTCCTCGAAACTGCAATGCCTTTAGCATGCACAGTGTGGAGTTCCTCGAAACTGCAATGCCTTTAGCATGCACAGTGTGGAGTTCTTCGAAACTGCAATGCCTGTATCAGCTGTGCATATCTCGTGTCAGCTCTTTGAGGAGACAGACAGCATGCTGGCTGAAGTGATCATCTCCGCCCTCCTTGCAGATCGAGACAAGAGCACGGGGGCGAGGTGTGGTGCTGCCTTTGACATTACGCGCTGTCACACGGAGAGAGTCACAAAGTACCCATTTCTGTGAGGCTCTGGTTTAGGGTCCATTGACAAAAACCTAGTTACTTAATAACTGGTCAGACTTGCAGAGTTCTTATGAAGCAAACATGCATaattgtagccaacaaaataatgTGTGTGCGCATCCATTCAATGTGCAGGCCTGGCGTGAGGGGGCTTTCAAAGGATGACATCTTGTATACAAGAGGCTGAAGGCACTGCAGCAGGGTCTGCTTATAGACGGTGTTGCACTGCCTTGGTCTCCCTGCAGGTGAAATTGTTCACATCTCTTTAATGCCATTCATCACACaagcagctgcttcccctattggctGGCACGCTTTCAGCCAGCAGCACGGCCTAGAAGACACAAGTGTACCTGACTTCCTGACAACGAGGAATGGAAACTGAGCCATTGCTTTAACCTGATgctgtgttaaaatgaaaatacgttTTCTGtagaatatgtgtttctttcaaaactgcacatttgactttatatatatatatatatatatatatatatatatatatatatatatatatatatatatatatatatatatgcgcgaaTGTAAGAAAATATATGAAAGAACGAAATGTGTAAAGTGCAAAGTCATGCTGATATTGAAATTAAACTGGTCACAGAGAGTGCAGACGCTGCAGGGCAGGAACAGGAACAAGCCAGGGCTGCAAGTGAGTCATTATTGGCTGCAGCTCCTGTGCTTTTGTGTGTAACTCCTCACCAGCAAAGACTGCGCAGACACGCACTCGGCACTGCAAAGCGGAGCAGACACGCACTCGGCACTGCAAAGCGGAGCAGACACGCACTCGGCACTGCAAAGCGGAGCAGACACGCACTCGGCACTGCAAAGCGGAGCAGACACGCACTCGGCACTGCAAAGCGGAGCAGACACGCACTCGGCACTGCAAAGCGGAGCAGACACGCACTCGGCACTGCAAAGCGGAGCAGACACGCACTCGGCACTGCAAAGCGGAGCAGACACGCACTCGGCACTGCAAAGCGGAGCAGACACACGCACTCGGCACTGCAAAGCGGAGCAGACACGCACTCGGCACTGCAAAGCGGAGCAGACACGCACTCGGCACTGCAAAGCGGAGCAGACACGCACTCGGCACTGCAAAGCGGAGCAGACACCCACTCGGCACTGCAAAGCGGAGCAGACACGCACTCGGCACTGCAAAGCGGAGCAGCCTGCGCTGTGTAGTGTGTCGTGTTTCTCCTCCACCCGCGCACTGGAGATCTGCACAGCAAAACAGCCTGCTCTGCACGGACTGGTGCGATCCGCGAATCAGCcagcaggtgagagagagagagacacagactatatatacatatgggtgtgtgtgtggtggtgttttttttaaagacttgtttACGCATTTACAAACAAACGAACGAATAACAAATCTGAAAAGGGAAAATACTTCCCTCGTcggtaaataaaaaagtgttacTCGGTCGcaagttttttaaaaagggaagggttttttttttgcgtcTGCTGTAAACAAgttcttaatataaaatacagtttcaCTTTCAAAGTGAATGATAGCTACTCGTCTCTCCTCTCTGTTTTCATGTAACAACACACCGGTCGAACAGCTGCTGAACTAGAGTACTGGAACAGGGTTCAGACCCCCGTGATTTAGACTAACTTCTCCAcccaaaaaactgaaaatgcgTTCCAGTTGTAGCTGCATATCAGAAGATGCAGTCGCTTGGTTTAGCTGATGTGTTAATTTAAACGCGAAAACAAATATTTGCAGTACCTTCTTAAATGCGATATGCCTTGGCTAATTTTAAGAAATCTATTTCCCAGCGTTTTTCGCGTGTGGCGCTCACATGAAACAGATATGCAGATATTTCGAAAAcaacagacgcctccagcctttGCAGAGTGTAGGATCtgggtgttttattaaacacCGTGTCGATAAAACACAACCCAACCCGATTTTACAGCGCCTCCGCGGTCCTGTGCGCTGGAACCGGGCGCTGTTTTTGCCTTTTGAACTCTTGCCTGTTTGGAGCGCCGCTGTGCTCTTGCGAAGGTCACCCAGCAGACTGTATTAATAACTCAGGAGCTGGACCCTGACGTGGGAACAcagctgtttttcaattccaattcatttttaaaaatctatatccTCTCCCTTATCTTAATCCATTCCAACACACCATTGATCAAAATCGGGGTTGACAGGCTAGAATGAGCTTCTCACAACCCTGGCAACAAAATCACTTCAATCGAAGCCACTGTTTTAGTCCACAAATAAAACTGGCTTTCAAGTGAAAGCAGCTGAAGGATCTCAACAGCTATTGTGCCTCCTAAGGTATCTATTCCAAttcctttcaatttgaattggaattggaattgacagAAGCCTGATCATGCAGGTCTGGATTCAGTGCGTGCCCGTACCGTGCAGTAAGCTGTTAGAAATAAAAGGCCGCTGTGCTGCATGTGACCCTCGATTGTCTTGTCAGTGTGAACCTGGCTGCCCCCCGCTGTGTGTCTGCTGACCCGGCAGGGTGCCCTAACTTCTCATGTGCCAGGACGGTCTCTCCAAAATACCCAGCcttgtcaagtagacaaacaaacacacaaacttaCATTATTTTGACGTATTTCAAAACTTcaacaaactaacaaaaatgaAACCGGCAAAACTAAATCTAGTGTGATTTAGTTCCCGGCTGGCTCCCTGTTTTGAGGAGTTGATTCCTGAGACACCCCTGATCCACCTCTTCTGGAAGGAAGTCCATAGAAATTTGTTGAGGGCAGATTGTGGCTGTGGTTTAAGTCACATGAAGGCTTCAAGGCGTGGCAGACGTGTTGTGGGGATCGATTCTGGATCACAGGTAAACCCAGCTGGTTACTTATTCTTTACTTTGAAGCCCAAGGACTTTCAGTTTAAATAAAAGAGCGTGCTGCGATCAGTTAAAATGATTTTTGTCGGCCGGACTTTTCTGATAAATCTCTGTCACGTGTAGACGTGCACTTGAGTAAAGattctgtttctctctctttgATTTGCAGTTAGCCTCACAAGATCCCACCTCTTGCAGCGTTGAAAACCTCCTGCCATGCATAAAGCACCCAGTCAAGACATTGGATATTGGGGGTGAATCTTGACGAAACCTTGCTTGTCAATAAGACTTACTGCTCCAGAGTTCGTCAAAGTATCGATTTGCTCTAAATATACTTTattgtgtttcagttttttttgcaCGAAGGAATTTCTTCTTCAAAAAAGGCCACCGCGGTGCATCGTTGCCTAATCAAGTTGGTTGTCACAGCCAGCCTTGTCGTGCAAAATCCTGAAATTAAACGCTGTGATGTTTTAAAGATGTGAAAACTCTGTAGCGGTTGAAATAAgagagttgtttttattttttttgcccccCTGGCGTAGACACAAAGCATGCCTCTGGGGTGGCGGAGAGCGTTTGCTGTGCTTCTCGTACAGGTGTGAAAAGACAGAAAGAGGAAGACACGGTCGAGCTGGCTCCCTGTGGCCAGcgcctgtttttcattttctaaagaACTTTACGAAGGGGACAGAGCCCAAGAATGACATGCACAAGAAGGAGGAAACCAAACACTGGGGGAGATTTCCCAGCCATCGCCGTCCCGTCTATGAAGGGCCACGGATACCTGGACTACACCATTGAGAGCCACCCCTCCAAGGCCCTGGAGAGAATGGACGAGTTCCGCAGGCATGACCAGCTCTGTGACCTCATCCTTCACGTCACCTACAAGGACCAGCGAGAGGAATTCCGGGTAAGCGGTGGTGTCGACTGCAGCCATGTACTGAGAGTCACAGCCTCTCGGATCACAGGTACCGTACCCGAGCTCGGATTGAAACCTGGAATCAGTGAGACTGCTCTGTTTTGCCTGTTCTTTTTGCCAACCCTCTTGTTGACACccaccttccttccttccttccacgGGAAATGGaagctcctattgcatagcagtttcatcctaTCCAGGTTTTTATTCTGAGTTTCATTAGTGgagaggtaacaagctcaggtgtgccttcttaaacttgcagtaaaaacaggactggatcagactgctatgcaacggtgggggtcttatttccatccctctctctcttcctccctcccagGTGCACAAGCTGGTCCTGGCGTCCTGCAGCTCCTACTTCAAGGCCATGTTCACAGGTGACTTCAAGGAGTGCCACGCCTCGGAGGTGACGATCCGGGACGTGGCCCCCTGCGTGATGCAGCGTCTCATCGAGTTCGCGTACACGGCGCGTGTCACGGTGGGGGAGAAGTGCGTCCTGCACGTGCTGCTGGCTGCCACGCGCTACCAGATGGAGGACGTGGCCAAGGCCTGCTGCGACTTCCTGGCCAAGAACCTGGAGCCCGCCAACGTCATCGGCATCGCCAACTTCGCAGAGCAGATCGGCTGCAAGGAGCTGCaccagagagggagagagtacATCAACACGCACTTCAgcaaggtgagggagaggggagaggggagtacATCAACACCCACTTCAgcaaggtgagggagaggggagtacATCAACACGCACTTCAgcaaggtgagggagaggggagtacATCAACACGCACTTCAgcaaggtgagggagaggggagaggggagtacATCAACACCCACTTCAgcaaggtgagggagaggggagaggggagtacATCAACACACACTTCAgcaaggtgagggagaggggagaggggagtacATCAACACCCACTTCAgcaaggtgagggagaggggagtacATCAACACCCACTTCAgcaaggtgagggagaggggagaggggagtacATCAACACACACTTCAgcaaggtgagggagaggggagtacATCAACACCCACTTCAgcaaggtgagggagaggggagtacATCAACACGCACTTCAgcaaggtgagggagaggggagtacAGCAACACACACTTCAGCaaagtgagggagagaggagaggggagtaCAGCAACACACACTTTAACAAGGTGAGGGTGAGAGGAAGGAAGGGTAAAATCAACACACTTCCCATTTTAGTTGTGTATGAAGTTACTCCAatctcttttctctctcccctctctctctctaagacGTTTGAAGAggacatgtttgtgtgtgtgtgtgtgtgtgtgtgtgtgtgtgtatgtgtgtgtaagactcccattgcatagctgtttgaaCCATTTTCCTGATTTTACcaggagtttagtaagacacagctacctgtacactggggctaatcagacttttttaaactttttttttttctgtgcaggtGACGAAAGAGGAGGAGTTCTTTAACCTGTCCCACTGCCAGCTGCTGGACCTCATCAGCCAGGACAGCCTGAAGGTTCTGTGCGAGTCCGAGGTGTACAAGGCCTGCATCGAGTGGGTGCGCTGGGACCCGGAGGGGCGGGCGCAGTACTTCCACGCCCTGCTCAACGCTGTGCAGATCTACGCCCTGCCGCCCAGGTTCCTCCAAGCCCAGCTGCAGGAGTGCCCCATCCTGAGCAAGGCCAACTCCTGCAGGGACTACCTGTCCAGGATCTTCCAGGAGATGGCACTGCACAAACCTCTGCCGCCCCCCAGGCTGAGGGGGAACAAGCTCATCTACCTGGCCGGGGGCTACCTGCAGCAGTCGCTGAGCTCCATGGAGGCCTGCGACCCTCGCATGGGGCAGTGGACCAGGCTGGCCAGCATGGACGCCCCCCGCAGCGGCCTGGGCGCCTGCGTGCTCTTCGGGCTGTTCTTCGTGGTGGGCGGGCGGAACAACTCCCAGCAGGAGCACACGGACTCGGCCTCACTCGCCTGCTACAACCCCATGACCAACCAGTGGACCCAGCGGGCATCGCTCAACGTGCCCAGGAACCGCGTCGGGGTCGGCGTGATCGACGGGGGCATTTACGCGGTGGGGGGGTCCCACGGGTCGGTGCACCACCGCAGCGTTGAAAAGTCAGTATGAGTGACC
This Polyodon spathula isolate WHYD16114869_AA chromosome 27, ASM1765450v1, whole genome shotgun sequence DNA region includes the following protein-coding sequences:
- the LOC121301536 gene encoding kelch-like ECH-associated protein 1A isoform X1 — translated: MTCTRRRKPNTGGDFPAIAVPSMKGHGYLDYTIESHPSKALERMDEFRRHDQLCDLILHVTYKDQREEFRVHKLVLASCSSYFKAMFTGDFKECHASEVTIRDVAPCVMQRLIEFAYTARVTVGEKCVLHVLLAATRYQMEDVAKACCDFLAKNLEPANVIGIANFAEQIGCKELHQRGREYINTHFSKVTKEEEFFNLSHCQLLDLISQDSLKVLCESEVYKACIEWVRWDPEGRAQYFHALLNAVQIYALPPRFLQAQLQECPILSKANSCRDYLSRIFQEMALHKPLPPPRLRGNKLIYLAGGYLQQSLSSMEACDPRMGQWTRLASMDAPRSGLGACVLFGLFFVVGGRNNSQQEHTDSASLACYNPMTNQWTQRASLNVPRNRVGVGVIDGGIYAVGGSHGSVHHRSVEKYDPETNQWTFVAPMSVGRIGAGVAVCNGLLYAVGGFDGESRWDSVERYHPDTNTWQPVASMGSIRSGAGVVSFESCVYAVGGYDGTAQLSSVERYSVASDRWEPVSPMKNRRSAHGVTVYQGKIYALGGFNQEGFLSSVECYSPESDEWTQLADMPRRRSGMGVAVTMEPCPGNLDEWEGQEEEEEGGGDG
- the LOC121301536 gene encoding kelch-like ECH-associated protein 1A isoform X2 codes for the protein MTCTRRRKPNTGGDFPAIAVPSMKGHGYLDYTIESHPSKALERMDEFRRHDQLCDLILHVTYKDQREEFRVHKLVLASCSSYFKAMFTGDFKECHASEVTIRDVAPCVMQRLIEFAYTARVTVGEKCVLHVLLAATRYQMEDVAKACCDFLAKNLEPANVIGIANFAEQIGCKELHQRGREYINTHFSKVTKEEEFFNLSHCQLLDLISQDSLKVLCESEVYKACIEWVRWDPEGRAQYFHALLNAVQIYALPPRFLQAQLQECPILSKANSCRDYLSRIFQEMALHKPLPPPRLRGNKLIYLAGGYLQQSLSSMEACDPRMGQWTRLASMDAPRSGLGACVLFGLFFVVGGRNNSQQEHTDSASLACYNPMTNQWTQRASLNVPRNRVGVGVIDGGIYAVGGSHGSVHHRSVEKYDPETNQWTFVAPMSVGRIGAGVAVCNGLLYAVGGFDGESRWDSVERYHPDTNTWQPVASMGSIRSGAGGFNQEGFLSSVECYSPESDEWTQLADMPRRRSGMGVAVTMEPCPGNLDEWEGQEEEEEGGGDG